TTGAATCCGATTTCCTCTAACTGTGTGAATTCATTCTCCAGGCTTGTATTGAACATCTTCGGATCATCAGTATTGATAGATATATTCAAATCATTATTGTAATATTCCCTTACCGGATGATCAATGAGATTCTTCACAACTCCAGTTCTGACATTTGAGATTGGGCATAATTCGATCGGTATTCTTCTTTCTTTTACATGATTCAGCAACTTTGGATCTTCAATGATGCTTGTCCCATGTCCTATTCTATCGGGATGGAGGTTTTCCAATACCTCCCATATACTAGCAGACCCGGCAGCTTCTCCGGCATGCACTGTCGTATGAAAACCGTAATTTCTTGCTTTTTCATAGACTTCCTCGAATGGTTTCGGTGGGTATAAGTGCTCTGAACCGCCCATTCCCATCCCTGCCAGGTTATAACTCTTCATCTCCTTCATCTGCTCAAGCAGCATCATGCCATTCTCAGGCCCGAAGTTTCTGCTAATATCGAAAATGAAATTCACCGTGATCCGGTCGAAGAAATCTTTTACCCCATCATGAAGCGCTTCCAGCAATTTTTGCGGGTCAATGCCCTTATCCATGTGGTCTCGGGGCGTAAAGAAGAATTCCACGTACCTGTGATTTTGGTCTATCAAGTCCTTAACTACTTCGGTCGCGATGAAGGTAAAATCTTCGTATTCCCTCAGGAAAGTGTTCTTCCATGTCCAGATGTTGAGGAAATGGGAGAAATCTTCGTACATGAATGCTTTTTCTAAATCACTCTGTGATTTTACTACTTTTTTTACGTCATATTTCTTCACCAATTCCCACAAAGAAGGGACCGGTATCGCTCCCTCAAGATGCAAATGAAGTTCTATTTTTGGAAGTTTCTTGAAAAAATCGGAATCTATCATTTCTTCCGAAGGCATGTAGAAATATGCGTTATTAAGAACAAAAGTCAAGTCGGTTATGGTTACTCTCGCCGTGATGGCCTGCCGCAAAAGAAATAATTATCCATCGGTAGCATAGTAGCAGAAATTACATGTTGATT
This portion of the candidate division WOR-3 bacterium genome encodes:
- the add gene encoding adenosine deaminase, giving the protein MPSEEMIDSDFFKKLPKIELHLHLEGAIPVPSLWELVKKYDVKKVVKSQSDLEKAFMYEDFSHFLNIWTWKNTFLREYEDFTFIATEVVKDLIDQNHRYVEFFFTPRDHMDKGIDPQKLLEALHDGVKDFFDRITVNFIFDISRNFGPENGMMLLEQMKEMKSYNLAGMGMGGSEHLYPPKPFEEVYEKARNYGFHTTVHAGEAAGSASIWEVLENLHPDRIGHGTSIIEDPKLLNHVKERRIPIELCPISNVRTGVVKNLIDHPVREYYNNDLNISINTDDPKMFNTSLENEFTQLEEIGFKKKDVKVLLENAINSAWCNEDIKNNLRKEIDDYYNKTCISSKTVDNTA